The bacterium genome includes the window CGGATCGGCTCCACGCTCGGGTCCGCGAGGGCTCTCATCCGACGCGCCTCCACGTACCCATCCACCAGACGATCCCACCGCCGCATCTCGCCTCCCTTCGAACCTATTCGTCGAGAGGCCCCACGGGGCACTCCCCAACGTGACCCATATTCTGCTTCGCCTCAGGGGAGCCCCAACCGCGCACGTTTCGACGAAACACCGCAACCGTTATGACAGCCTCCGTGGCCGGGTAGAGGCCGGGAATCGCACAGACCAATTTGACCGTGAGGGGGGATCAACCCTGTCTCCGGGCCACTCCGGATGGCAGGCCTCCTGAGGGCCGTGGGACGGTTCCTCCGACCGGGCCTCATTCTTCTTTGACGCACCGTCGATAGAGAGGCATGCCCGAGCCTGCTAGCGCGTTGGAAGCCGTTCGGCCGCTGCTTCCGGCTTGGACCGGTTGGGCAAGCCTCGCGATCCCGCCGGCAGCCTTCGGAATCAGTGCCACCGCCACGTGGTTTGCGGGGCGGGTGACGATCGGCCCTCTCCGGAAGATGAGCGGCGCCTGCTGGGTGGAACGTGCGCGTGCGGCGCACCCTCATCGCAGGATTGCCGGGGCGATGGCACTGGCTCCCGCCTTGATGCTGGCGATGGCGAGCCTGGATCTCAGCGGACCCCTTAGCCATACGCCGCGCAGTCTCCTGTTTGCCCTGACGGCAGTGTCGGCCTATGTGGGCTCTTTCACAGCACGTCGGGGCTTCGCGGGGGAGATCTCTGGTCGGCGCGCTTCGCTCGGGCACGATCTGTTGCGCGAGATTGGGCCTCTCGTGCTCGTGGCGCCTCACGTGGTCGGTCTCTTCGTCCTGAACGCGATCGTGGAGCCCGAACCTGGAGCCGGCACCTGGGCGGCGCTCGGCTTGGGCGCGTCTGGCTTCGCCCTGGCGTGTTGGGCTGGTGGCCTTCCGCTCTTGTGCTGGCTGGGTGTTGCGCGAAGTGCCGACGCCCAGCTCGCCACGATAGTCGAGAGTGCGGCCGATCGCACCGGCGTTCGCCCCAGCGGCGTCTACGTCGTGCCGATGCATGGGCCAAACGCCTTTGCGTTTCCACTGAGCCAGCGTCTCGTCTTCAGCGAGCAAATCACG containing:
- a CDS encoding M48 family metalloprotease — protein: MPEPASALEAVRPLLPAWTGWASLAIPPAAFGISATATWFAGRVTIGPLRKMSGACWVERARAAHPHRRIAGAMALAPALMLAMASLDLSGPLSHTPRSLLFALTAVSAYVGSFTARRGFAGEISGRRASLGHDLLREIGPLVLVAPHVVGLFVLNAIVEPEPGAGTWAALGLGASGFALACWAGGLPLLCWLGVARSADAQLATIVESAADRTGVRPSGVYVVPMHGPNAFAFPLSQRLVFSEQITDTIDDNELAAIAGHELGHLSERWPARLARVAGVFALLPFGFVAPIGYSIGTSGIFSLLGTYYLIIFFLVRGVRGLEQRADEVGRGCEANSGDYARALEALHEANLIPAVTGSSNPTHPDLYDRLRSSGFEPAYPRPAPPSRPRLLGVCAVEARSAA